The region GAACCGGAAGCGAGAAGGGaagcgagggttcggtccgaagggaggcagtccgacgcgaaggcaaggttcggtccgaggtcaggctagaaccgaaggtactgtagtgaacagtaatgaacagtactttcggttcggatccttcttccttgcatggttcggttcggacctttcctccttgcatggttcggtttggatgaacagtactttcagttcagctcatgaacagtactttcggttcagaccctcatgaatagtgctttcggttcggttcatgaatagtactttcggttctgagggttcgtttccttgagtccgtttttcgcgtagacttccgttcttgggttatttttgccaaattcgagggtcgggatgccccgagtgattatagaaagttgggagagatttcgagagagatttgagagagattcctcgttctcagagagatttgggagagatttgacgtacttggagagatttcgcatacgaagagatacgtgagagagatttcacatacttggagagatttgggagagatttgacattcttggagagatttcacatacaaagagatatgtgagagagatttcacatacttagagagatttgggagagatttgacatacttggagagatttcacatacaaagagatatgtgagagagatttcacatacttagagagatttgggagagatttgacatacttggagagatttcacatacaaagagatatgtgagagagatttcacatacttagagagatttgggagagatttgacgtacttggagagatttcgcatacgaagagatacgtgagagagatttcacatacttggagaggtttgggagagatttgacattcttggagagatttcacatacaaagagatatgtgagagagatttcacatacttggagaggtttgggagagatttgacattcttggagagatttcacatacaaagagatatgtgagagagatttcacatacttggagaggtttgggagagatttgacattcttggagagatttcacatacaaagagatatgtgagagagatttcacatacttagagagatttgggagagatttgacatacttggagagatttcacatacaaagagatatgtgagagagatttcacatacttagagagatttgggagagatttgacatacttagagctAGAGTGATAACGATTAAGAGTGTCTTCGTGGGTGATGAATGagagtgtttggcttcgcaatgcaaggtctttagaccccgttgtgccatggtttaggatcttacgcactccctatgagtatgcaacatcgtattattgtttttgttcattgtttagcactaatgctaagggaatttaaacacatgaactttccaagtggtgttttctcattagaatagtgagttatacagtagttacataatataaaccctatcatacaaggttttgatcgagttgaccggtttgactcgttgaccttgaccggcttagacttgacccgattttgactattgtcacatacgcgcacagcttaccatcctcagacagatgggcaaagtgagagaaccatccagaccttggaagacatgttgagagcatgtgtcatcgacttcggtaagtcgtgggacacccatttgccattggttgaattctcctacaacaacagttatcataccggCATCAAGGTTGCGccttttgaagccctctatggccataagtgcagatcccctctgtgctgggctgaggtgggcaacacgcagctagccaaggggcaagtccctgatagcactctcactggcCCATGAATTATCCGTGAAATCACTGAAAAGATCATGCAAATCTGGGAATGACTaaaagcttcacgagacagacaaaagagctacgccgataagagaTGAAAACCCTTAGAGTtctaggttggagaccgtgttctgttgaaggtctcaccctggaagggcatgataggctttggaaagcgtggaaagctaaacccaagatacataggacccttcgagatccttctaggatcggtcctgtagcgTACAAACTTCGTTTACCCTGAGAACTTTACAacattcatcctgtcttccacgtctcgaatcttaagaagtgcttatccgatgaaactcaTATGATCCCTCTCGATGGgattgaaatcaatgagaacctgaacttcgtggaagaaccggtcgaaatcatggataAAGAGATCTAACGAACGTAACAAAGTCGCATcttgatagtgaaggttcgctagaatgccaggcggggacccgaattcacttgggagcgcgaaggtCAGATGAAatagaagtatccgcatctctttccaaatccctAATTTGTAATCTATTTTCGAATTTCAGGAAGAAATTCTctttaatggggggatgatgtgacaacccgaaatttcttccGTTAATTTTAACCCCcctccgttaataaaatttaattttattgaatttTTTCGTCGCCTTCTTGGGTTAAGTAAATCAACTAAGGTTTTAGTTATAATTCTATATGAGTCGGAAAACCAAAAATTGCACGAAAAACCTTCTTTTTCTCGAAAACAAACAAGTTCACGGCCaagacgagtttacggccgtaaactcgtgtacgaccgtaaacctgtttacggttgGTGCtaggtggaccccaccaccgaccatacccATGGCCTATAAATATAGGACCCCCACCCTCATTTTAACCTTCTTGGCCAGAAacacccactttctctctctaaacctctTGACCGTAAACACTAAAAAGCCCTTCTTTCACCCGAAAAACGCCGAAAATCGTCATTTGGGGCCGTTTGGGAACATCTGGAACACTTTATCGTAAAAAACAAGCACCTACAAAAACGATCCTAtgacacaacaccaaatacctaaaaatctccccctttgcgtcaatggaGCCGAGAACTCAGTTCTGTTGAGCAACTGAAAATTTCTTGACAGTCTTGAATACGTTCAGTATAATGGCCAAAAGAGTTTTTCTAAAAGTAATGTACCACCGAATCATGTgtatgaaattcttcttatctgACTCTCTGTTCTACTTACACCGGTGAATGATATCAAGAATATGCTCCAAGCAGGCTATAGAGAACAAATTCTTATCAACAAGAGCGAACAAGAACTTTTCACCTTCTGCCTTTGAAAACATGATTGTAAGATTAGTGGAGTTAATTTGACCAAGCTTCATTTTGTTCACATCACCAAGTTTTCCAGTCGGCTTCACAGTTGGCTTTTTCCTTAAAACAAGAACCATCTCTTGATCCATTTTTGCAACTTCAAGGATATAAGAGTCCAACATCCTCTTAAGATGATTGAGAATCGGCTCACACTCCTTCGCACTTGTGAGAAAAATGTTAAACAAtaaaatccaatcatgaggatttaggttggGAAGATCTACTAAGTAAATTGTATGGGCTAAATTGGCCGAACCCCTGGTTATTCGAAATTGAACATTCACAAATTTTCCCGCAGGAGAGGGTTTTATCACCTTGACAGTGGTTATCTTCTTTGCACTCCACGTCAGGTTTTGAGGTTGACCGAACTTAAGATAGTATTCAATAAGATCACGATCAACCTGAGGATGCGGAGAGGCGACTTCAACTGTAGAatcaaaacagtgaaaaacaaatGCATTTCTGGTTATAGGCATATCAAATTGAGAGTCCCTCATGTTGTCACAATCAAAAGAGACAGCAGGTTCCAGCCAATACATGCTTGGAAACTCAATTGCTTCTTTGATCAGACCCTCCCTAGTCCATGGAGGAAACAGAGCCTTTTTACAAGCAAGAGCATCAAACTCTTCTTTCTTCTGTCGTTCCCTTTCTTCATCTTCCCTTGCAAAACAAAGCTTTTCATCTATCTCCATATCCCTTTTCTTGCGTTTCAGGGCATCAACAATAGTTTCTTTGTCTTCATCACTGTCATCATTTTCATTAGTGACACCATTCTTTTTCTCTTGACTACCAGAACatgaagctacattatccttcagtTCAGTTTTAACAATCACCGGTTTAACAATAGGGTGAATAGCAGGAGCTTAGGACctatcttctcccccttgttgcgaAAGAACAACTTTTTTCTAAAACATCCTTCATCTCACGTAAAAGTTCAATCGTCGGAAGGAGCTTGGAGGTGAGGTGATTTTTGATGGTAAGAGTAAGAATCGGATCATGAGCATGAACCACATTATTCAACATCTTGAGAACATCACCATCACAGCTTTTAAAAACCGCACGCTCGGTTTTCAACAAAGCAATCTCCCGTTCTGCTTTAGCAAGTTCAGCCTTCAGTATTTCAGCAGTATGGTCTGTTGAGCAAGATCTTCTCGGAGTTTGCGTTCCAATTCCAAATTAGCTTGAAGTTTCTCCAACCGAGAATCAACCGATGACAGAAAAGTCTTATTATCGGTTAGAATATCAGAACGAACCATCTCAAGCTTGACTTGCTCTCCTTGAAGTGACTGAGAAAGGGAATCAATTGAGGCATTCACCTTGGCAGCAGTTGTATCGGAATGACCTTTAGAGAGTCCAAGAAAATCTTGGAATCTTGAATAAGTTCTTTGATATCGGATGTTGCTCTTTTGCATAAAGAAGTAGATTCATCCACAGCAGCCATGGatttatcaatggaatcatgatATTGTTGCAGGGTTGTATCCATGAACGCTTTCAAAACAACATCATTATACTTCTTTGTAGCGTTAATCAGCATATCGAGCTTTTCATGAACACTATTCAGTTGTTGCTTGGTTACCGGAGCAGCTTCATCTTCGTCAATTGGAATTCTATATGGACTGTAGTAGGTTGAATCAATTCAAAATCGGTGCCTCCAAGAACTGGACCAGATTCACTGGAATGAGTTGGGGAAATAGGCTCGGTTGTAATTTTAGGATTATCTTCAGTCTTTTCCCCCACATCAGATGTGTTGACTTGTGCTGGAGATTCGGTTGTGGTAAGGATGATCGGTGTAGAGGTGATAGTTGCTTGGGAAAAAATGGGAGGTGGTAATGGGGTTTTACATAAGGGTATTGAGCTGACAGGTGGAGGTGGTGGAACAATGGTAGTAGTTTGAGTTGTAGGAGATGGAGGAATTGGTGCAACCGAAACTTGAACAGTAGTTTTCGGTGGTGATGATGGAGGAGTGGGAACAGAATCATTAAGATTTCCTTCTGGAGTTGGAGACCTAGGTGGTGTATTACCCCTAGGAGAACCTTCATGCTGATCTTCCTCTTCCTCATCAGCATTCTGCTCATCAACATTACCATAGCTGGAAGGTGAAGGAGTCTTTGGTTTTCGAGCCATCTTCTTAACTTTCTTGGGAGCCGAGGAAGCAGCTTTTTCAGCTTTTCGCTTCTTGGATTTAACTGGCTTAGAAGAAGGTTCTTCGGTTTCCAACTTCTTGGAATCTGCTTTCTTTCCTCGCTTTGCTGTTTTCTCAACTTCATCCAGAGCAGCTTGCATTTCAGGAGTCAATTGTCGTGGATTCTTGGGAGGAATCAATCGATACTCAGCCATCACTTTACTTTCTTCAGAGACATATCGATACATTGTTTCAGGAATTGAACCATTGTGAGGAAATTTTTTTGGATCAGCAACAATAATCTTATTGGTGTGAAAGGTTGCTATAGAAGAAAGCACAGCATCCTTCATGACAGAGATCTGGAGAGAGTTGATTGCCCGGCGAGTAACAAGGGTCCAGAAATGACTACAAGAAACTTCAGAGTGTTTGTTTGAGGAGTTCAAACTCTGCACTAGTTGAGACCAGATCAAGGAACCATAATCCAAGTTGATTCCATTGTAGAGACCATACAAAATAGTcatgaaacacttgtttgatcctTCAGACCCACCGACCCGTTCAGAGAGCCCCATGTGAAGAATAGTATGTAACTCATTCCATTGTGGAGGTAAACAtaatttcttgaactttgtgaaAGTGGTAAGGACCTCAGTATAACCTATTTCATAGAACATTGTAAATAACTGATTCGTGGTAATGAAATCCAGAGAGATAATTGAAGCATCGATAGCAAGCCCTAACAGAGAGCAGAATCGGCCTTTTGAGATTGATGCCTTGTGATTAAAAATTTGAAAGTAGATCCTCTCCTTTGTAAGGTCCtaaaacggatcttaccagtgatcaaatagCAAACACAGTCAGTAAAACAATCAAGAACGAGTAGAATAAAGAgaaaacaagcttgcacatgctTTTCTATTAGAAtcacgtctggtacaacttgcgATTACAAGAGCTGAGAATACTGAGGCATCAACAACTACAAAAGACCTACAAACCCCTATTTATACAAGACTGGGCCAgccttgggtttacggccataaactcgtttacaaccgtaaactccaaaaacaatGTTAACAATGTCATCAAATAACCAAAAGGACCTATTACgtagaaagcctagaccaaaccactaataaGACCCTTcattctcccccttggtttggtgctagctttagTTCAATCTTTGTCCACTAGCATTACATCATCGAGTCCCATGGTTCCATTCCACATTCTCTTATTAATGATCTCGACAACCATCGCAGTGTACTCCATCGCAGCCGACTCGAAAATCTCCTCATCAACTTGAATCTGAAAATTGCTCAAGTGATGAATGTCTTATTTTCTGAACTGGAACAAATCCCTTCTGTCGTATAGACGAATGCGTCCTTCTTTAAGTTTGATGACAACAAGATGTCGTTGTCTCATCAAATACCCAGTAAAGCATCGAACTCAAGGATCCATCCGGATAGCTCTGAAGTACTGGAATTTGTTTGACCTGCTttgtagcaggccacatcaccacTTGAAGGCGATGACCAGTTTTAGGGTCAATGACATCTGGATAATATTTTATCACATATTCAACAGTTTTCATCGATGTGAATCCTTTCTTCACTTGGTGTTCAAGGAAGTGTTTGAAGTTGGTTGCTTGTTGATTGTTTGCTAGATTTGAAAAGGGAGATTGAGATAGCTCCGAAAGATCTACTCTGGTCCAAGAATTGAAATCATGAATGTCCTTGTAGAGTTCTGTATTCCCACTCATCCTCCTTATGATCCACATTTTTAAGGGATCATGATAACCCCAAGAAATAATTCCTGACCTATCACCGTATGTGTCTCTAAACCTTGCGGTCTCGAGATCAGTTACGGTGATTGTGGATTTGTTCCCAGGTGCATTTGTATCGGAACTCCTCTTGAATAAGAGTTGCCCTTCTCGGCTGATTCAGCTTGTCTATCTCTGATTATCTTTGCAATGTGGGGAGCATGAGCAGGTTCATCTTCAAAGCGATTCACAACCCTTGAAGTATCAGCAATCGGCACAGTAATGGGGTGAGCTTCAGAGTGAAGATTAATTCTATGTTCATCAGCGGTAGTCTTGTACTTAACACCAAAATCTTCTTCTAGTTTCTTCTTCAGATCAAAGTAGCCAGGGGTCAAAAGATTAAAATGAGCTTGTAGCTCAGAAATCTGCTTGGTCTTGATAACTCCATCTTCTTTAAGACCAGAGACTTGAATCTTTAGATTTGTATTTTCACTGAGAAGATCTTCAACCTGGATGCCAAGTTTGATGTTTTTCTGATCAAGCACATTGACCCTTTTCTAAAGATCGTTGATTACGAAATCTTCATCTCTAGACTGACCCTCATTAAAAATTATCCCTTTCGCCTTAGAGGTAGTGGCAGTGGTTTTCTCTTGATCCAAAAACTAAGCCAAGCGAATTGAAGCTTCTTCAAGATCTGCCCCTGGGGGAGAGAACCCTGGTGGTACAGAGGAGCTACCAGTTTGAAATACGGTACTGGGACATTCACTGAAAGGTTCTGTGGTTATGATAGCCGGAGTGATAGTTGGAGGAGTAGGCACGCCTTGAGAAAGGCTAGAGTCCAAAAGCCCGACCCTAGgatctcttcttcttctctttgttCGGGGTTGTACAGCCAGGTCTGTTTGTTGATCATCTTTAAGTGGTTCAGATGTAGGCAAAACACTTTCAAGGGGAGGAAACCCTGACACCGTCGCCGCTGGAATTGAAGAACTAACCACTTGAGATTGAGAAACAGTAGCTGAATCAAAAGCGTCTTCCTGTTCCCTTGTCTCTGTTGCCGGTATAGCAACATCACTGACATTGTCTAGCAAGGTATTGAGATTTACACTTGATAAAAAATCATCATTTCTTCCAAAGGTCTCTAGAATATCATCTTGATCAAATCCAGTGAGATTAAGATCTTCAAATTGACTGGGCTCGACAGTATTCTGAGATGACCCTTCGTTACAATCTCCCTCAACCTGAATATTTTGCAGATTATGCTCTTCTACAACCGATACATCATGAGcatcaatttcttcttcttcatgaTCTGATACCGTTACTACATCACCCTCTGAGATAATATTTTCTAATGAAGTATGATCTGACGAAATCTTATCTGACGATTCATGAGATTCGGCTGCTTCGTTTGGTTCTGCAAATCGTCCAAACTTGACCAAAGGATGTAACCCCTGAAATACCACCTTCCCCTTTTTGTTTTGCTTAATGAGTCCAATGGTGTGAGGACCCAAAGACTTCATATCCAATGTTTCTCCATCCTTCACCAAATTAGGAAACTGCCTGTTGATGAATAGCTGAATAAATCGCGAATACATTTGAAAAGTATCCCGAGTAGTAGCATTGATATTCACCATAAACTCATCCAGAATAAATCTAGAAAAGTTAAACCCTATCCCTACAACAAGAGAAACAATCGCGCCAGTGTTTCTCAGGGAAATCCCGTCGGCACCTGCTCTTCTGCCGGAGATACAGCTCACGAACACGTGGGCTAGAAATCTCCAATAAGGTGGCAGAAGTTTCTTCATTGTTGGTTGAGAGTCGTCGTATTCCATCTTTCGTAGAATTCTCTGAGCATCACTAATCCCAATTTCAGTGGGAAATGTCAGACGGTCGTTTATCAGTAAAGTCTCTCTCACGAAGGTCTCATCAATAACAATCTTGCATCCTTGAACAATCGCATCTACAGTTACAGCTCCATTATCGTCCCGAGTCATCTTGGCAGTTTGCCAGAATTCTCGAATAATCTTCTGATATACAACTATGTTCATTGTGATAGCAGAAGCAAGACAGCACTCCCGTAGCCCATGAATCATCGACTTGAAGTCCCCATGAGATGGCGGAGGATCAGCGAGAACTATAGCTAGATTGTGCATATCAGCAAATTTTAAAGCTGCCATCTTATCTTC is a window of Lactuca sativa cultivar Salinas chromosome 1, Lsat_Salinas_v11, whole genome shotgun sequence DNA encoding:
- the LOC128126999 gene encoding leucine-rich repeat extensin-like protein 2, with amino-acid sequence MFYEIGYTEVLTTFTKFKKLCLPPQWNELHTILHMGLSERVGGSEGSNKCFMTILYGLYNGINLDYGSLIWSQLVQSLNSSNKHSEVSCSHFWTLVTRRAINSLQISVMKDAVLSSIATFHTNKIIVADPKKFPHNGSIPETMYRYVSEESKVMAEYRLIPPKNPRQLTPEMQAALDEVEKTAKRGKKADSKKLETEEPSSKPVKSKKRKAEKAASSAPKKVKKMARKPKTPSPSSYGNVDEQNADEEEEDQHEGSPRGNTPPRSPTPEGNLNDSVPTPPSSPPKTTVQVSVAPIPPSPTTQTTTIVPPPPPVSSIPLCKTPLPPPIFSQATITSTPIILTTTESPAQVNTSDVGEKTEDNPKITTEPISPTHSSESGPVLGGTDFELIQPTTVHIEFQLTKMKLLR